One Legionella lansingensis genomic region harbors:
- a CDS encoding hotdog family protein, with translation MQTLTRFKFFLWYFGCFKVPLIGHLRPKLLKLDEQDIIIKLPLKRRSKNHLHSMYFGALAVGADLAGGLHGFYHAKQANLKVSIVFKSFQAQFLRRPESDVYFMCDQGMVVRAMIEEAKKTEQRINKPIEIKAFVNYPKAPEEVANFILELSIKVV, from the coding sequence ATGCAAACCTTAACCCGATTTAAGTTTTTTCTATGGTACTTTGGTTGTTTCAAGGTACCTTTGATTGGCCACTTACGACCCAAACTCCTCAAACTTGATGAGCAAGATATTATTATTAAGTTGCCTCTTAAACGTCGCAGTAAAAATCATCTTCATTCAATGTACTTTGGAGCATTGGCCGTGGGAGCGGATCTTGCAGGTGGTCTGCATGGCTTTTATCATGCAAAACAGGCCAATCTCAAGGTTTCAATTGTGTTTAAATCGTTTCAAGCACAATTTTTACGCCGTCCTGAGTCGGATGTTTATTTTATGTGCGATCAGGGAATGGTGGTGAGAGCCATGATAGAAGAAGCGAAGAAAACAGAACAACGCATTAATAAACCCATAGAGATTAAAGCATTTGTAAACTACCCTAAAGCACCCGAAGAAGTGGCTAACTTTATCCTGGAATTATCAATTAAAGTTGTTTAA